The Phyllopteryx taeniolatus isolate TA_2022b chromosome 14, UOR_Ptae_1.2, whole genome shotgun sequence genome has a window encoding:
- the LOC133488591 gene encoding importin-13-like isoform X3 — MDGRGAPSPASSRQMVLPSRFLCGGLFKSTRGGVSVRGHVAARTAARHSAPSDRWPSHTLSRGCVRSPSSPFPMDVQRQQGQTAAWHPTQSATRAGNSQELTVDDVEAALYRLYFDPDMERKNAAQKWLGEAQASAQAWHFCWTLLGPTKVPEVQFFGASTLHTKISSHWSDLPAEQHEQLRAQLLSHILHFSSGPKMVLTRLCVALASMALNLIPHVWSQPVADMVRAFRPQSPEGAKATQEPRLHCLALLELLVVLPEEFRSSRLTRTRRAQLREALAGEWTAVCPLLRQLLQSRDSSAPVKEKVLRCLSSWVGLDVPLGATRELVRDCFATLSNPELFDTAVETIVNAISQPDCRRYGNALMSLMPRVLGLHDQLRTAARAGDAETSHGICRIAVAMGETHSRVLLERVERWQEFLALVNMILFCTGIPGQYPTGETTSSLTLTFWYTLQDDILSFEEEKQAIYLQVYRPVYFQLVDVLLHKSRYPSQEDYNASWSSDDKEQFRIYRVDIADTLMYVYEMLGAELLGNLYERLGGRLTDPQQAAGWQETEALLFGFQSIAETIDVNYSDVIPGLIGLIPRIDISNVTLADTVVYTIGSLAEWLADHPLMLGATLPTVLRALARPELSVSSVSTLKRICRECRHDLGPYARDVLAVSQDVLMKEIHKSSQCAWLMQALGFLLSALPADDIPGKLRSLVGPHVRQLDALARQAADPAEKAAIVRILAMLSGLFGALDVNGHADGADGASPPPRPSAHNPVAVVLQQLYTLIQNILSKWLEDSEVVEAVCALFRESIGSLGPLVAQLSETLGQAYSSFPQASVLDLASQMVPIFAGDERHISSVQSLWTTLTSSTLTVFQQGVRDHPDVAESFMYLHAQILKRKPDFYLDADHLDVKALFYCGILSLQFPETATVKAASVFFTEFLPRCEDAPSLGEALQRDGKLLTETILQAVGGGSPRGVTDFFSEVLLSLSRHFPVPLSRWLSESLRSPGFPSAHVSAEQKHNFAEQLLGEQSNKRGVKEMVKEFSLICRGLQGSGRCDH; from the exons atggATGGACGCGGCGCTCCTTCTCCTGCTTCGTCACGACAAATGGTTTTACCGAGCCGGTTCTTGTGCGGCGGACTTTTCAAGTCCACCAGGGGGGGGGTGTCAGTACGTGGTCACGTGGCCGCGCGGACAGCTGCCAGACACTCGGCGCCCTCCGACCGCTGGCCTTCACACACACTTTCGAGGGGCTGTGTGCGCTCGCCCTCTTCTCCATTCCCGATGGATGTTCAGAGGCAACAGGGGCAGACGGCCGCGTGGCACCCGACGCAGAGCGCGACTCGTGCTGGGAACTCGCAGGAGTTGACGGTGGACGACGTGGAGGCG GCGCTCTACCGGCTGTATTTCGACCCGGACATGGAGCGCAAGAATGCGGCCCAGAAGTGGCTCGGCGAGGCTCAGGCGTCCGCACAGGCGTGGCACTTCTGCTGGACCCTCTTAGGCCCGACCAAG GTCCCAGAGGTCCAGTTCTTTGGCGCCAGCACCCTCCACACCAAGATCTCCTCTCACTGGAGCGACCTGCCTGCAGAGCAGCACGAGCAGCTGAGAGCGCAGCTCCTCTCCCACATCTTGCACTTCTCGTCTGGGCCAAAAATGGTGTTAACCAGGCTGTGTGTCGCACTGGCCTCTATGGCCCTCAACTTAATTCCCCACGTCTGGTCCCAGCCGGTTGCCGACATGGTGCGAGCCTTCCGACCTCAGAGCCCCGAAGGCGCGAAGGCCACGCAGGAGCCTCGTCTGCACTGTCTGGCCCTGCTGGAGCTCCTGGTCGTACTTCCGGAGGAGTTCCGGAGCAGCCGCCTGACCCGGACTCGACGTGCCCAGTTGAGGGAAGCCCTGGCCGGGGAGTGGACCGCCGTGTGTCCGCTATTGCGCCAGCTCCTCCAAAGCCGGGACTCGTCAGCCCCGGTGAAGGAGAAGGTTCTCCGCTGCCTGTCCAGCTGGGTGGGACTGGACGTGCCGCTCGGGGCCACGCGGGAACTCGTGCGGGATTGCTTCGCGACTTTATCCAACCCGGAGCTGTTTGACACCGCTGTCGAGACGATTGTCAACGCCATCTCGCAACCTGACTGCCGGAG GTACGGCAACGCTCTGATGAGTCTAATGCCTCGGGTTTTGGGTCTCCACGATCAGCTGCGGACAGCGGCTCGGGCCGGGGACGCGGAGACGTCGCATGGGATTTGCCGAATTGCTGTCGCTATGGGCGAAACGCACTCCAG GGTTTTGTTGGAGCGAGTTGAGCGCTGGCAGGAGTTTCTGGCCTTGGTCAACATGATTCTGTTCTGTACCGGGATTCCCGGTCAGTACCCGACCGGCGAGACGACCAGCTCCCTCACACTCACGTTCTGGTACACCCTGCAG GATGACATCTTGTCGTTTGAGGAGGAGAAGCAGGCCATTTATCTGCAAGTCTACAGGCCCGTTTACTTCCAGTTGGTGGATGTGTTGCTACATAAATCCCGCTATCCTTCCCAGGAAGACTACAACGCCTCCTGGTCTTCTGATGACAAGGAGCAGTTTCGAATCTACAG AGTGGACATCGCGGACACGCTGATGTACGTCTATGAAATGCTGGGAGCCGAGCTGCTCGGGAACCTTTACGAGCGTCTGGGCGGGCGGCTGACGGACCCCCAGCAGGCAGCGGGATGGCAG GAAACAGAGGCTTTGCTGTTCGGCTTCCAGTCCATAGCAGAGACCATCGACGTCAACTACTCGGACGTCATCCCGGGTCTTATCGGCCTGATCCCCAGAATCGACATCAGTAACGTCACGCTGGCTGACACAGTCGTGTACACCATTG GATCCCTGGCCGAGTGGCTGGCGGACCACCCGCTGATGCTCGGGGCCACGTTACCCACGGTGCTGCGGGCTCTCGCGAGGCCCGAGCTCTCCGTGTCCAGTGTTTCCACTTTGAAGAGGATCTGCAGGGAGTGCCGACACGACCTGGGGCCCTACGCTCGGGACGTTCTCGCCGTGTCCCAG GATGTGCTGATGAAAGAAATCCATAAG AGCAGCCAGTGCGCGTGGCTCATGCAGGCTCTGGGCTTCCTGCTCTCCGCCCTGCCGGCGGACGACATCCCGGGAAAGCTGCGCTCGCTCGTCGGCCCTCACGTCAGGCAGCTGGACGCGCTGGCCCGACAGGCG GCCGATCCCGCCGAGAAAGCGGCTATCGTTCGCATCCTGGCGATGTTGTCCGGCCTCTTCGGCGCCCTGGACGTCAACGGACACGCGGACGGCGCCGACGGCGCCTCGCCGCCTCCCCGTCCAAGCGCGCACAACCCA GTTGCGGTTGTACTACAGCAGTTGTACACGTTGATCCAAAACATCCTCAGCAAATGGCTGGAGGACTCCGAGGTGGTGGAG GCAGTGTGCGCATTATTCCGTGAGTCCATTGGAAGTCTCGGGCCGCTGGTGGCTCAGCTGAGTGAGACCCTGGGCCAGGCTTACAGCAGCTTCCCACAAGCGTCCGTGCTGGACCTGGCGTCTCAG ATGGTTCCCATATTTGCTGGAGACGAACGCCACATCTCCTCCGTTCAAAGTCTGTGGACGACTCTTACCTCTTCCACACTGACAGTATTTCaacaag GCGTCAGGGATCATCCCGATGTTGCAGAGTCCTTCATGTACCTTCACGCTCAG ATTCTGAAACGAAAACCCGATTTTTACCTGGACGCCGATCATCTGGATGTGAAAGCacttttttattgtg GAATTCTGTCACTTCAATTTCCTGAAACAGCCACAGTCAAAGCTGCCAGCGTCTTCTTT ACGGAGTTCTTGCCTCGATGTGAAGACGCGCCGTCTCTCGGCGAGGCGCTGCAGAGGGACGGAAAGCTCCTTACAGAGACCATCCTGCAG GCCGTCGGCGGCGGATCCCCTCGCGGTGTGACGGATTTCTTCTCCGAGGTGCTTCTGAGTCTCAGCAGACATTTCCCGGTTCCGCTGTCCCGATGGCTCTCAGAAAGTCTGCGGTCGCCCGGATTCCCCTCGGCGCACGTCTCGGCCGAGCAGAAACACAACTTCGCCGAGCAGCTTCTCGG GGAGCAAAGCAACAAGCGTGGCGTGAAGGAGATGGTGAAGGAGTTCTCTCTGATTTGCAGAGGCCTGCAGGGCTCCGGACGCTGTGATCACTAG